From Streptomyces sp. NBC_00775, one genomic window encodes:
- a CDS encoding CaiB/BaiF CoA transferase family protein — MGTTGPLAGITVVALEQAVSAPMCTRTLGDFGARVIKVENPEGGDFARHYDDVVGGLGAHFVWANRGKESVALDLKTPAGMTALHRLLDRADVLVSNLAPGATAKLGISPADLAVSHPELIAVEIDGYGAGGPLSHKRAYDLLVQAESGACATTGRPGAPAKAGPPIADVCSGLYAALSVMALLHERARGRGDGPASVAVSLFDTMTELMGYSLTYTRHTGVDQEPVGMGSPAVAPYGAYATADGHTVVLGTTNDREWQRLARELLGRPDLADDARFATNSGRVEHRSALDAEIGAWCARHDLAYVQDSADAAGIGNSRLNSPSDVLTHPQLTARDRWRRVDTPGGPVPALLPPAVLSGYEPPMGAIPALGEHTAAVLAELGISDEGEVL; from the coding sequence ATGGGAACGACCGGCCCGCTGGCGGGCATCACGGTGGTGGCGTTGGAGCAGGCCGTGTCCGCTCCGATGTGCACCCGCACCCTGGGGGACTTCGGGGCCCGGGTGATCAAGGTGGAGAACCCGGAGGGCGGCGACTTCGCCCGGCACTACGACGACGTGGTGGGCGGCCTCGGGGCGCACTTCGTCTGGGCCAACCGCGGCAAGGAGTCGGTGGCGCTGGATCTGAAGACTCCGGCCGGCATGACGGCACTGCACCGGCTGCTCGACCGCGCCGACGTCCTGGTGTCCAACCTCGCTCCCGGGGCGACGGCCAAACTCGGCATCTCCCCGGCCGACCTGGCCGTGAGCCATCCGGAGCTCATCGCGGTGGAGATCGACGGGTACGGTGCGGGCGGCCCGCTCTCCCACAAGCGCGCCTACGACCTGCTCGTCCAGGCGGAGTCGGGAGCGTGCGCGACGACCGGCCGTCCCGGTGCGCCGGCCAAGGCGGGTCCGCCGATCGCGGACGTGTGCAGCGGCCTGTACGCCGCGTTGTCGGTCATGGCGCTGCTCCATGAGAGGGCGCGCGGTCGCGGCGACGGTCCCGCCTCGGTCGCGGTGAGTCTGTTCGACACGATGACGGAGCTGATGGGGTACTCGCTCACCTACACCCGGCACACGGGCGTCGATCAGGAGCCGGTGGGCATGGGGTCGCCCGCCGTGGCGCCGTACGGGGCCTACGCCACGGCCGACGGCCACACCGTCGTCCTCGGCACCACCAACGACCGCGAATGGCAGCGGCTGGCGCGCGAGCTGCTCGGCCGTCCCGACCTGGCGGACGACGCGCGCTTCGCGACCAACTCGGGCCGGGTGGAGCACCGTTCCGCCCTGGACGCGGAGATCGGCGCGTGGTGTGCCCGCCATGATCTGGCGTATGTGCAGGACAGCGCGGACGCCGCCGGGATCGGGAATTCCCGGCTCAACTCCCCGAGCGACGTCCTCACGCATCCGCAGCTGACAGCCCGCGACCGGTGGCGCCGGGTCGACACACCCGGCGGCCCGGTACCCGCTCTGCTGCCGCCCGCCGTGCTCTCCGGCTACGAGCCGCCGATGGGCGCGATCCCCGCGCTCGGCGAGCACACCGCCGCCGTACTCGCCGAGTTGGGCATCAGCGACGAAGGGGAAGTGCTGTGA
- a CDS encoding FadR/GntR family transcriptional regulator: MSARSHPHFDALTVPKASDVLASEVRERILSGEFTEGMALPPERQLVEQTGLSRATVREALRILEVEKLLQIRPGRGGGAFVHRPNRESVASTVQLVIRGQRIRLEALHETREAIEPTCAALAAQRRSDQDLAELDAAQVDLVEAGDDIPRFLRANIRWHSAVARASENELLIGFMSALSQSIYAATNLEQFMDAEIREVTARAHAKITEAIRERDGAAAMRRMARHVCGFADAAARVDRRDQVELSGPPDE, from the coding sequence ATGTCGGCTAGGTCCCATCCGCACTTCGACGCGCTGACCGTCCCGAAGGCTTCGGACGTGCTGGCGTCGGAGGTTCGCGAGCGCATTCTCTCCGGCGAGTTCACCGAGGGCATGGCATTGCCGCCGGAGCGCCAGCTGGTCGAGCAGACCGGGCTGAGCCGGGCGACGGTGCGGGAGGCGCTGCGGATCCTGGAGGTCGAGAAGCTCCTCCAGATCAGGCCGGGGCGGGGCGGCGGCGCCTTCGTGCACCGGCCCAATCGCGAATCCGTGGCCAGTACGGTGCAGTTGGTCATCCGGGGGCAGCGGATCCGGCTCGAAGCGCTGCACGAGACGCGCGAGGCGATCGAGCCGACCTGCGCGGCGCTGGCGGCGCAACGCCGCTCGGACCAGGACCTCGCCGAGCTGGACGCCGCACAGGTCGACCTCGTCGAGGCCGGCGACGACATCCCGCGGTTCCTGCGGGCCAACATCCGCTGGCACAGCGCCGTGGCGCGGGCCAGCGAGAACGAACTGCTCATCGGGTTCATGAGCGCGCTGTCGCAGTCGATCTACGCCGCCACGAACCTCGAACAGTTCATGGACGCGGAGATCCGCGAGGTCACCGCCCGCGCGCACGCGAAGATCACCGAGGCGATCCGCGAGCGGGACGGCGCGGCGGCGATGCGGCGTATGGCGCGGCACGTGTGCGGCTTCGCGGACGCGGCCGCGCGAGTCGACCGGCGGGACCAGGTGGAGCTGTCGGGGCCGCCCGACGAGTGA
- a CDS encoding enoyl-CoA hydratase/isomerase family protein yields MGEPNPVLTVVADGDVRVVTLNRPERLNGVSEELHQRLAEVWRELAADPKARAVVLTGAGRAFSAGGDFDHLRRHHTDPDLRERSIRLDRTIQTEMIRFPLPVVAAVNGPAVGLGCSLALACDLVLMAEDAYLADPHVSVGLVAGDGGVSLWPLLTSLLRVKEYLFTGDRIPAATAVELGLANRTVPAADLQREALALAGRLAAQPAEALRATKAALAVLVEQVSRGAMEAALMAERATMTSPDHIRIIDELASGARRRSTAPSAGPAATAAGED; encoded by the coding sequence ATGGGCGAGCCGAATCCCGTCCTGACCGTGGTGGCCGACGGTGATGTCCGCGTCGTCACGTTGAACAGGCCCGAGCGGCTGAACGGCGTTTCAGAGGAGCTCCACCAGCGGCTGGCCGAGGTCTGGCGCGAGCTCGCGGCGGATCCGAAGGCGCGGGCCGTCGTCCTGACCGGCGCGGGCCGAGCGTTCAGCGCGGGCGGCGACTTCGACCATCTGCGACGGCACCACACCGATCCGGACCTGCGGGAGCGCTCCATCCGGCTCGACCGGACCATCCAGACGGAGATGATCCGGTTCCCGCTGCCCGTCGTCGCGGCGGTCAACGGCCCTGCGGTCGGGCTGGGTTGCAGCCTGGCGCTGGCCTGCGATCTGGTGCTGATGGCCGAGGACGCCTACCTCGCGGATCCCCATGTCTCGGTCGGTCTGGTCGCGGGCGACGGCGGTGTGTCCCTGTGGCCTCTGCTCACGAGTCTGCTCCGCGTGAAGGAGTACCTCTTCACCGGAGACCGCATTCCCGCCGCCACGGCGGTCGAACTGGGCCTGGCCAACCGCACGGTCCCCGCCGCGGACCTCCAGCGCGAGGCCCTCGCCCTGGCCGGACGGCTGGCGGCGCAGCCCGCGGAGGCGCTGCGCGCCACCAAGGCGGCGCTCGCCGTGCTGGTGGAGCAGGTGTCGAGGGGCGCCATGGAAGCGGCCCTCATGGCCGAGCGGGCCACCATGACCAGCCCGGACCACATACGGATCATCGACGAGCTGGCATCCGGAGCCCGCCGGCGGTCGACGGCACCCTCCGCGGGACCGGCGGCCACCGCGGCCGGGGAGGACTGA
- a CDS encoding FadD3 family acyl-CoA ligase, producing the protein MRYDDTFLSIPHAIRIASRSFGDDTALIDGSRRWSFRELERQMAEAVKATVALGVEPGDRVGLCAPNSAEWIFAALGIQGAGGVIVPLNTRFKAPEISYILRKSGAKALIASPFLGNDYIAELRKTDPGLPALRKTVSIPSWPEFLLRGRGVSTSLVHELIDQLTPDDVSDVMFTSGTTGHPKGVVLTHGQSLRAYGWMAEEYTFARSDSFLVIPPFFHCFGYKAGWLASLMHGVTVIPMPVFDAGRALDIIAREKVSILLGPPTIFQDLIRHPDRPSYDLSSLRVSMTGGTTIPESLIRAMKSELSFDIVMSAYGLTESTALVTTTRIGDSEETVARTTGRVIPDVEIRIADDESSGAGGKSAPPGQDGEVLVRGYNVTRGYWEDPEATAAAIDPEGWLRTGDIGRLDEDGNLSIVDRKKDMYIVGGFNAYPAEIEKSLLGHELIEQAAVIGVPDERLGEVGCAFVVVKPGHHVTEKDIVEWARENMANFKVPRHVRFSGQLPRNASQKVLKDELRARFVSGD; encoded by the coding sequence ATGCGCTACGACGACACCTTCCTGAGCATTCCGCACGCCATCAGGATCGCTTCCAGGAGTTTCGGCGACGACACCGCGCTGATCGACGGATCCCGGCGGTGGAGTTTCCGCGAGCTGGAGCGGCAGATGGCCGAGGCGGTGAAAGCGACCGTCGCGCTGGGGGTCGAGCCGGGCGATCGGGTCGGGCTGTGCGCGCCCAACTCGGCGGAGTGGATTTTCGCCGCGCTGGGCATTCAGGGGGCCGGGGGCGTGATCGTGCCCCTGAATACACGGTTCAAGGCTCCGGAAATCTCGTACATTCTGCGGAAATCCGGCGCCAAGGCCCTGATCGCCTCGCCTTTCCTCGGCAACGACTACATCGCCGAGCTGAGAAAAACCGACCCCGGACTGCCGGCCTTGCGCAAGACGGTGTCGATTCCCTCATGGCCGGAATTCCTCCTGCGCGGCCGGGGTGTCTCCACCTCCCTGGTGCACGAGCTCATCGACCAACTGACCCCCGACGACGTCTCCGACGTGATGTTCACGTCCGGAACCACCGGTCATCCCAAGGGGGTCGTCCTGACGCACGGCCAGTCGCTGCGCGCGTACGGCTGGATGGCCGAGGAATACACTTTCGCCCGTTCCGACAGTTTTCTGGTCATTCCGCCGTTCTTCCATTGTTTTGGATACAAGGCGGGCTGGCTCGCCTCCCTGATGCACGGGGTGACGGTCATTCCGATGCCCGTCTTCGACGCCGGACGGGCGCTCGACATCATCGCCAGGGAGAAGGTCAGCATTCTGCTGGGCCCGCCCACGATCTTCCAGGACCTGATCAGGCACCCGGACCGCCCGTCGTACGACCTGTCGTCGCTGCGGGTTTCCATGACCGGCGGCACCACCATTCCGGAATCACTGATCCGTGCGATGAAGAGTGAGCTGTCCTTCGACATCGTGATGAGCGCGTACGGGCTGACCGAGTCGACCGCGTTGGTGACGACCACCCGGATCGGGGATTCCGAGGAGACCGTCGCCCGCACCACGGGACGGGTCATTCCGGATGTCGAGATAAGGATCGCCGACGACGAAAGCTCCGGCGCCGGGGGAAAGAGCGCTCCCCCTGGACAGGACGGGGAGGTCCTGGTCCGCGGCTACAACGTCACGCGCGGATACTGGGAGGATCCGGAGGCCACCGCCGCGGCCATCGATCCGGAGGGCTGGCTGCGCACCGGTGACATCGGGCGGCTCGACGAGGACGGCAATCTGTCGATCGTCGACCGCAAGAAGGACATGTACATCGTCGGCGGATTCAACGCCTATCCGGCGGAGATAGAGAAATCGCTGCTCGGGCACGAGCTGATCGAACAGGCCGCCGTCATCGGAGTTCCCGACGAACGCCTCGGCGAGGTCGGCTGCGCCTTCGTCGTCGTGAAGCCCGGCCACCACGTCACCGAGAAGGACATCGTCGAGTGGGCGCGCGAGAACATGGCCAACTTCAAGGTCCCGCGCCATGTCCGGTTCAGCGGTCAGCTCCCGCGCAACGCGAGCCAGAAGGTACTCAAGGACGAGCTGCGCGCGCGATTCGTGAGCGGGGACTGA
- a CDS encoding acyl-CoA dehydrogenase family protein — protein sequence MEAEEFLLVRDLFRSFAGRFRIGSADEVKPSPRAAAQRALAELGLGELRRSSPPAATVQECALLAEEHGRQPLTTSLLGTVLLAPELLRVLGAGRRSDSGTTATVALARDLRFPRADTSELVAWDCEGADSALCVTPDGAVTQAELGPLAPSADLLRGIRTVRSPQRIIGRLDAPGHQHWQAYALVMVSGELVGAAREFVELSVGYARERRQYGQAIGEFQAVQHLLADATVALEACVSATRYAAWCLDNEPPERALTAARVAKAEVNRSTVEAVQAGMQVFGGIAQTWEHIAHLYLRKVLLGATVLATTADLLVPLAEPEVTR from the coding sequence GTGGAGGCCGAGGAGTTCCTGCTGGTGCGCGACCTGTTCCGCTCGTTCGCCGGGCGCTTCCGCATCGGTTCGGCCGACGAAGTGAAGCCATCGCCGCGAGCGGCCGCGCAACGGGCACTCGCGGAGCTGGGCCTCGGCGAGCTGCGTCGCTCCTCACCGCCGGCCGCGACCGTCCAGGAGTGCGCCCTGCTCGCGGAGGAGCACGGGAGACAGCCTCTCACGACGTCCCTGCTGGGGACGGTTCTCCTCGCCCCGGAACTCCTCCGCGTCCTGGGCGCCGGGCGGCGATCGGACAGCGGCACCACTGCGACGGTCGCGCTCGCCCGCGATCTGCGGTTCCCGCGGGCGGACACCTCCGAACTGGTCGCCTGGGACTGCGAGGGCGCGGACAGCGCGCTCTGCGTCACCCCCGACGGGGCCGTCACACAAGCCGAGTTGGGCCCCTTGGCACCGAGCGCGGACCTCCTGCGCGGCATCCGGACCGTGCGGTCTCCGCAGCGGATCATCGGACGGCTCGACGCACCGGGGCATCAGCACTGGCAGGCGTACGCGCTCGTCATGGTGAGCGGTGAACTCGTCGGCGCGGCCAGGGAGTTCGTCGAGCTGAGCGTCGGTTACGCCCGCGAGCGCCGGCAGTACGGGCAGGCCATCGGGGAGTTCCAGGCGGTCCAGCATCTGCTCGCGGACGCGACGGTCGCCCTGGAAGCCTGCGTCAGCGCCACCCGGTATGCCGCCTGGTGCCTCGACAACGAACCCCCGGAGCGCGCCCTGACGGCCGCGCGCGTCGCGAAGGCCGAGGTGAACCGGTCGACCGTGGAGGCGGTCCAGGCCGGTATGCAGGTCTTCGGTGGCATCGCCCAGACCTGGGAACACATCGCGCACCTCTACCTCCGCAAGGTCCTGCTGGGCGCCACGGTCCTGGCGACCACCGCCGACCTGCTGGTGCCCCTGGCCGAACCGGAGGTCACACGATGA
- a CDS encoding acyl-CoA dehydrogenase family protein produces the protein MTDTPLDFGDPADLDRLRRDFRAWLAGHPLPERRPDEPLPVFLHRWHRQLHSGGWVGLDVPERYGGRGLSALHQVAISDELGACHAPGIPRIGYLAHALMEFAGEDQRRRWLPRMLAGDDVWCQGFSEPGAGSDLAGMSTLATRHDGHYSVRGQKLWTSYAQYSGLCLLLARTDRGAPAHRSITAFALPLDRPGVTVRPLRAMNGDDEFCELFLDDVRIEESERIGAEGDGWPLAMTTVSYERNALDTGHISKYGLLVERLRRVARDRRGELPDGLLSEIGRCFVDYEVLVAHARRRTAERLGGQAAGPESSIDKLLMTRTEQRLYETALKVFPGELHEEGGELFGDYLYSRAASVYGGTSQIQRNIIAKRVLHLPSLSKPPNPGAT, from the coding sequence ATGACCGACACCCCCCTGGACTTCGGTGACCCCGCCGACCTGGACCGGCTGCGCCGGGACTTCCGTGCCTGGCTGGCCGGACACCCGCTTCCCGAGCGCCGGCCGGACGAGCCGCTGCCGGTCTTCCTGCACCGGTGGCACCGTCAGCTGCATTCCGGCGGCTGGGTCGGCCTCGATGTCCCCGAGCGCTACGGCGGGCGGGGCCTGAGCGCGCTGCACCAGGTCGCGATCAGCGACGAACTCGGGGCCTGCCACGCGCCGGGCATCCCCCGCATCGGCTATCTCGCCCACGCGCTCATGGAGTTCGCGGGCGAGGACCAGCGTCGGCGGTGGCTGCCGCGGATGCTCGCCGGGGACGACGTCTGGTGCCAGGGGTTCAGCGAGCCGGGTGCCGGGTCGGACCTCGCCGGGATGAGCACGCTCGCGACCCGGCACGACGGCCACTACAGCGTCCGCGGACAGAAGCTCTGGACCAGCTACGCGCAGTACTCCGGCCTCTGTCTGCTGCTGGCCAGGACGGACCGAGGGGCGCCCGCGCACCGGTCGATCACCGCGTTCGCCCTGCCCCTCGACCGTCCGGGCGTGACCGTACGGCCCTTGCGGGCGATGAACGGCGACGACGAGTTCTGCGAGCTGTTCCTCGACGACGTACGGATCGAGGAGTCCGAGCGGATCGGCGCCGAGGGCGACGGCTGGCCGCTGGCGATGACGACGGTGTCGTACGAGCGCAACGCACTCGACACCGGCCACATCTCGAAGTACGGGCTGCTCGTCGAGCGTCTACGGCGCGTCGCCCGTGACCGTCGGGGCGAGCTGCCGGACGGGCTGCTCTCCGAGATCGGGCGGTGTTTCGTGGACTACGAGGTCCTCGTGGCGCACGCCCGGCGCCGGACCGCCGAACGGCTCGGCGGGCAGGCCGCGGGGCCCGAGTCGTCCATCGACAAACTCCTGATGACCCGGACCGAACAACGGCTCTACGAGACGGCGCTCAAGGTGTTTCCCGGGGAACTCCACGAAGAGGGCGGGGAACTCTTCGGGGACTACCTCTATTCCAGAGCCGCGTCCGTGTACGGCGGTACCTCGCAGATCCAGCGGAACATCATCGCGAAACGCGTCCTGCACCTGCCTTCGCTCTCGAAGCCCCCCAACCCTGGAGCGACGTGA
- a CDS encoding enoyl-CoA hydratase/isomerase family protein translates to MSDQPVLLSSDIGGVRTLTLNRPHRKNAIDEELWTALRDGLSDAGRDHTVRAIVLTGAGGAFCSGADISKGVSSAHPLYRMRTLSEVALLLHELPVPTIAKVSGVAVGAGWNLALGCDLVVATPQARFSQIFARRGLSLDCGGSWLLPKLVGLQQAKRLALLAETIDAEEARALNLVTWVVSPKEIDAFVADLGARLVAGASIALAQNKALLNEGSDRTMRDALAGEARAQAVNFATADVPEAYAAFAEKREPTFTGRWAAPSARADNGGRHA, encoded by the coding sequence GTGAGCGACCAGCCCGTTCTGCTCTCCAGCGACATCGGCGGCGTACGCACCCTGACGCTGAACCGGCCGCACCGCAAGAACGCGATCGACGAAGAGCTGTGGACCGCGCTGCGGGACGGGCTCTCGGACGCCGGACGCGATCACACCGTACGAGCGATCGTGCTGACCGGAGCCGGGGGCGCGTTCTGCTCCGGCGCCGACATCTCGAAGGGGGTGAGCAGCGCCCATCCGCTGTACCGCATGCGGACGTTGAGCGAAGTCGCCCTGCTGCTCCACGAGTTGCCGGTTCCCACGATCGCCAAGGTGAGCGGGGTCGCGGTCGGCGCGGGATGGAATCTCGCGCTGGGCTGCGATCTGGTGGTGGCGACCCCTCAGGCGAGGTTCTCGCAGATCTTCGCGCGGCGCGGGCTGTCGCTGGACTGCGGTGGCTCGTGGCTGTTGCCGAAGCTCGTCGGACTGCAGCAGGCCAAGCGGCTCGCGCTGCTCGCCGAGACGATCGACGCCGAGGAGGCCCGGGCGCTGAACCTGGTGACGTGGGTGGTGTCCCCGAAGGAGATCGACGCCTTCGTGGCCGACCTCGGGGCGCGGCTGGTGGCGGGCGCCTCGATCGCCCTCGCCCAGAACAAGGCGTTGCTGAACGAGGGCTCCGACCGCACGATGCGCGACGCGCTGGCGGGCGAGGCACGCGCCCAGGCGGTCAACTTCGCCACGGCGGACGTCCCCGAGGCGTACGCGGCGTTCGCCGAGAAACGCGAACCGACGTTCACCGGGCGCTGGGCCGCGCCGAGTGCCCGGGCCGACAACGGAGGCCGTCATGCGTGA